ATTGTGGTTATTTTATCTGCAGTAGTTGCATTGAAATTTACTGCACCTATAACTAGCCTTATACTGCTTTCTATATTCTTGAGCTTACTTATCTACCTGTTTTTAAAATGGTTGGAAAAAAGAGGTCTCTCTTACAACATTGGAATGGTGATAACTCTTCTGGGAATTTTTATTTGGGTCTTGGAATATTAGCATTTCTGGTAGTAACATTGTCTCAATTAGTACAGGCACTCCCCTAGTTTATCGATAAAATCACCTAATTTCTGCACAATACGGAAATCAAATAATTGAGTTTATTGTTTCCAATATACCTATAACAGATATAAATGGAATTATAGCAGATGGTACTTTTATTATATTTGTGGTGATATTCCTGGTTTATGAGCTTCCTCAAATAAAAAAAGATTGATCAAAGGATTAGGTGAAGATAATCTTATTTTAAATAAAACTTTTGCTCTTGTCGGCGATTTCATTAAATATTTTATAATCAGGGTAAAGATAAATCTTATTTATGGTATAGGCGTTGCAGGTGTTCTTTTCATATTTGACATTAATTTTGCAGTACTATGAGGTTTATTAACATTTATACTTGGATTTATTCTATATTGGGGTATTGTAATAGCAGCGATTCCTCCTGTGCTGGTGGCCTGGAGTAAATATGGAATACAGGCAGCTATAATAATGGGACTTTTCTTTATTACAATTAATATCATTGCAGAAAGCTATATATTTCCCAGATTAACCGGAAAAGGGCTTCAAATGTCATTTTATGTTGTATTTGCTTCACTGTTTGTATGGGGATGGATTTTGGGGCCTGTTGGATTTTTCCTTGGCGTGCCGTTGACGCTTATCATCATAAAATATCTGGAAAATTTTGACGAAACACGATGGCTGGCCTTACTTATGGCCAGTGATGATGAAGATGTACAGTTAACAGATAATAAGCAGAAAAAAGAGGAATAAATAGTTATACACAAAATCAATTTATTTAGATAACGCTGAAAAATCTTATAATCACCCGCTTTTTGGAGGTAATGATTCTTTTTCATCATTTGTTTCTATTTCCACTTCTTCATGGTTTATTTTTCTTGAATAAATGGTTGATAAAGGGGAAGCTGTAAACCCATGTGCAAAAACACTTATCAGCACTGTGATGAAAACAACTGAAATAAAAGTGCTGTCTCCAGGGAATACTTTTAATTCCTCTAAAGCTAAAAGTGCAAGTACTATTGATGCTAAACCTCTAGGGCCAAACCAACCTATAAAAAGGAGGGTATCAATGTCTAATTTAGTCCCAATCAATGATACTGCAACAGGCAACATCCGAATGATTGTTAAACTTAAAATAGAATAGAGAATTATCTGCCATGTTACATTCAAGAGCAGGGGAAGAACTGCTATTCCTAATAGGAAAAAAACTGTTAAATTCAGCAACTGCCCTTCTGTTTCGGAAAAATCTATTAGAATTTTTCCTGCATCTTTAACAACATATCCTAATGCCAAACCACCGATAAAAGCCGCTATAAATCCACTTCCTCCTAATTGATCTGCTATAAGAAATGTGAGTATTGCCATTGCCAGAAAAGCTATTCTCTGGAAGTTGGGAGTGATCCATTCTTTATCCCTGGCTTTTAAAACCAGCCACCCTCCCCCAATTCCAACGATCAAACCTACAATTATCCCAAAACCAATTTGTTCTAGGGCCACCTGAATGAAGTACCCAATTGGTCTAAAAGTTTCTGCTGCCAAACCAATGGCTATAAAAACTAAAAGGAAAGGAACTGAACCCCCATCATTTAATCCACTTTCTACTTCTATTGTTTTGCGTATTCTTTCAGGTACTTTTTTGTTTTGAACTACTATTTGTCCCAATGCTGCGTCTGTTGGAGCTAGCGCAGCACCTATAATGCCTGCTACCCACCAGGGTACGTCGGGGAATAGTAAGGTTGCTATCACCACTCCTAAAATAATAGTAATAGGTAAACCTATGGTCAGTAGTCGGGTACTCAGGTTATTATCCAGTGCTTTTAATCCTACTCGAGATGCATCACTGAAAAGAACAAGAACAAGAGCTATTTCTGCAATTAAAAAAATTATAGTTGAATATGGCGGTTTTGTAATGTCTACATATCCTGTAACAAGCCACCCTGTAAACATTCCTGCTACAATAAATATCATCTGGAAACTAACTGGAAGTTTGCCAATTAAACGAGAAAAAATCGCTACTACCATGAGCATTATAAAAAAGAAAATGATTTCAAACATAAAATCACCAGGGGAATTATTCTAATTTTTTCTCTTCCATATTTTCTGTCTTTGTATCTTCTTTATAGTATTGGTCAAGTAATTTTTTTTCTTCTTCCATATTTGGAAACTTATAAAATACAATTGCAGCCCCAACTAAAATGGCAATAATTCCTGCAAGATAGGCCCATCTGTCTCCGGCTAAAAATGAGGCTTTTGCTCCAGATATGATCTGGTCTGAATATTGGGGGTACTGTTGAGCGAGGGTGGTAGCGCTGGCAAATGATTTTTGGAGTGTTGTTTCCACGCTGGCTGAGATTTGTTGAGGGGCATTATTGATTTTTGCAGCAAATGCAGAAGCATAGCCTGCTGTAAGTAGTGTACCGAAGATAGATGTCATAATTGCACCACCAAAATCACGCTGCAGGTCTGCTGTACCTGAGGCCATACCCACACGTTTAACTGGAACGGATCCAGTAAGAGAATGGGATGCTGGAGTCCCTGCTAGTCCAACTCCAATTCCGACTAATGCATAAGCCATTCCGACTTTCCAGTAGGGTATGCCTTCGTTCCATAGTAATAACATGGTCAAGAATCCTAACAAACAGAATAAATAACCTGCAAGAAGCGTGAAACGGGACCCGTGTGATTCCACTAGCTTGGCAGACCTCGGTGCCACCAGGATCATGAGAATCGCTGCAGGTATAATTGAAAGTCCTGCATCAAAGGTGGAATAACCTAAAACATTCTGTAAAAACTGCTGTCCAATATACATAGCACCCATTAATGCTCCAAAAACAATTATCCCTGCACTTGCCGCTACCCAGAAAATCAGTCGGCTAGCGACTTTCAGATCATAAAGGGGATTAGGTATACTCCTCTGGTGTTTTATGAATAAAAATCCAATTATGGCTGCCATAATTATTAAAACAACTACGAAAGTCCTTATACTTGGTACTGGAGCAAAGTTAATAGCTAAAATTAATATTCCTATAAGAATAAGAGACATTAATCCTCCAAGGTTGTCCACTGGATTTTTTGTCTCATTTACATGGGATGGAACGAACTTAATGGCCATAATTAATGATATTACTGCCAGAGGCAGTGTAATTAAAAATACAGATCCCCAATCATGGGATATAAGAAGATATCCTGAGAGAAGAGGCCCTAGAGCTGCAATAGCGGCGCCCACACCTGACCAAAGTGCAATAGATCTTGTCCGCTTAGGGCCTGACCACAATGCAGTTATTATTGCTAAAGTGGTTTGAAATGACATCCCTGCAGCTAAACCTCCCATTATACGGGCTAAAACCAGCACATCAACAGTTGGGGCAAAACCTGCAATTAAAGATGCAGGTATGGATATGATAGTTCCTATTATAAGCATCATTTTTCTGCCGTAGTGGTCACCTAAAGCACCAAACCATAGTACTGAAGAAGCCAGGCCAAGTGAGAAGCCTACAGCTACCATATTAATCTGAACTTGCGAAGCATTAAAAGCTAAACCTATAGAAGGCAGAGCTACGTTAGCAACTGATAAATTTAAATTGGCTACTGCAGCTACTAGAATAAGGGTGGCCAGAACTACCATTCCAGGTTCAGAATCTTTATTTTTTACTATTTCTGCATTCATTTTATCACTCATTACCTTAGCGTTACAGCATCTTATTTGATTTAAAAATTACAGGCATAATTATCTGGAAAAACAAGTAAATCAAATTTTATTATATTTTGTGTGATTAAAGAGGATAATTTTGAATTAAAATCCACATAAACCCTTAAAATCATTAAAAACAAAGCATTAGCTAACATAAAAATTGACAATAATTCGTTGAAGATTAATTTAAAATTTCTCTCCATAATATCATCATTTATTTTGATAATATTAATTATTACCTTCAAATTATTTAAATATTAGCTATCTGCCAATTCTAGTGAAATACCATGTTTCGTATTGTTTTTTAGCAATGGTTTAGCGAGGGGTGATGAAATCAATGATAATTTTTAAAACTTAAAAAATAGTGAATTAATTGAAAAGAATGTGTTGCTTAAAATAGTATAAAATGCGTTGGTAGAAATCTTTATTTTGATATATACTGTGAAATAATTAATTAAAATAAAATTAAAAAAGTTAAAGGATTGTAAAATCCTTTTTCATTATCTCATGAATGATTTGATTAGAGTACTTCTAAACAGAACCAGGAGTACCAGTATTAAACCGATTGCAGTTTGGATATTTCCAATTAAGTCTAAAAGTGAAGAACTTATTGGTAAATTCCATGGTGGGGAAGACCTGTCGTTACCGAGAGGTTTGTAATAGACTCCTACTGCCCTTGAACTTGACTTGACGTTGATATCTTTAGGTTCTACATGGTTAACGCCTACAATAGTTCCACTGTCTATTGCTGTATTGATTCTGTTTGCTATTTGAACGTTATCGTAACCATATTTCTTTACAGTTGCAGCTACAATTTCTTGTGTAGTTTCTGAAATACCTATATCGTCACTTCCATAAACAGAAACCTGTACGGTTTGCCCTGTAACTGTAATGGCATTTATAAGTGCTTCATAAGCATACTCTATCTTGAGTGGTGAACCATCATATGGATCGGTTTGGTATTGCTCTGCTGCGGGATAACCTATACTCCATCCGTCGCTGGATGTACTTATTTTAGCATAGGGAGTGTTCATAGCATAACCGGTTGTGTTTAACTGAGCTGGAGTGAACATGTCTCCAGTTGTGATTCCTGAAACAAGGTTAACTCCACCACCACCGTACTTTTCACCGGAATCATTTGCTACTTCTCCAAATGCTTGTCCCAGTATGTAAGTTGCAGAATAACCGTCTCTTATCATTTTACCCATGTTTACTGCAGTTTCCTGACGTACTTTAGAAGCTGTTCCATACATCGGGTTACCTTCGGTGTTTCTTAAGTGAATAATAGCTCCTCTTGTCCCTGCAGGTAAAACTGCGGTTCCATCTGATGAGTGAGGTGTTACTGTAATGGTCCCATTATTTGACACAGTAACCACGTAAACGTCGTATGATCCTCCTACTGCCGCACCTTTAGTAGCGGTTCCAACCAGGACCCTGATTCCACTGTATGAATTTGCGAGGTTCGCTGCTGCTTGTGGGGAAGCTCCAGCTTCCATAGCTTTTACAGATGCAACAATAGCCTGCAGCCTGGGTGTAGATGACCCTTCACCCCCGGAGAGTATAGCAAAATGGCCGCTTGATGAGGATAAGAAAGTTGACTGAAACATGTTGTTCTGGAATGACATACTCCCTGCTGCTGCGCCATTTGGATCCTTTCCTGTAGGGTCTGTTATAACGATTATGTTACAGGTTGCTGCAGCAGGTCCAATAATCATTGCAACTGTGATTAGGAATACTAATATTCCTTTTACATATTTTCCTTGAAGTCTTTGCGGAATTTTCATATATTTTTACCCCGTTGTGTATGAACTTGTAGTACTTGACGTTGTATTTACTACTACCTGTGACCAGTCTTCAACAACAGTTACTGTGACACTTCCTGTTGTGCTGTCTACTTTAACATCTGCAGCTACTATAGGTGTTAGTCTTGTACCGGGAATGGTCGTCAACGTTGCAAATTGCTGGGCATTATTTATTGCTTCATTTAAAGGCAATTCTCGTTTGTCTGTAATTAATGTACTTCCGTTGATGTAACTTCCTGGCCTTAAACCTGATGCATATATATTAGCTCGAATAGAATCAGTTGGTACGAGATTATTTCCTTTTATCATGACTCCAGATATGGGTATTCCCTGATCTGTAGCAGGAGATTCGGCAAACGCCATATAACTCATGACCCTCCCTGATACTATTAATAAAAATGCGAGTGTTAAAATGATTATAGTATCTCTTCTTACTTTTATGAACATTTCATCACCAAGTGTGAATATGAATTTGAATTATATAATATGAATTTCTGTTAACTTAAGACTTGCTAAAAAATTTCATAGAATTTTGTTTAAAAGTTCACTTGCAGGATCCATGCCCTGCGCACCAATTAATAAAATTGTGTTTTTGTTATGTGATAATTTAAGTACATTTTTCAATGCATCATATAGTTTCTCATTAAAGATATATGTTATTTTTTCCTTTTCAAGTGCATCTATAAATACTTTTTTTTCATTATCTGTTACTGTGTTTAAATGATCCACCACGTCAGTGCTGCTTGTTATAATCAATTTATATGGGATATTTTGAAGTCCCTTAGCAATGGCTTCCGCGTTTGCCTGATTAATACTTTCTCCTCTTGATCCCCTGATAGCTGAAACCACGAAGAGGGTTCCATTCCCAATTAGAGCAGCATTTTGTATTGTAGCAAGAATCCCATCTGGATTATGTGCAAAGTCATCTATTATACAGGGATCATTGTGTAGTATTGTAAATCTCCTTTTTAATGCTTTATATGATGAAATCGAGTTTTTAATGGTTTCGAGATCAATATTTAAAGCTATAGCTGCGCCTGCAGCAGCCATAGTGTTCTGGACAAAATGGCGGCTTTTAAATGGTAAATCATCAATTTTAATTAAAATATTATCTTTATATGTTATTCCAGTACTTTCAAATTTAATATCTGCATTATCCCCGAAAAATAAGACTTTTCCATAGTTTGAAGTTAAATCTTTCATTTTTAAAACAAGTGGATCCTCATAGTTCAATATTAAAGTCCCATTCTCTTTTATGCCTTTAACTGCACCTGAGGTTTCATTAAATGTTTCTTCAATAGAATTTACGAGACCTATATGATCTAGAGCTACATTGGTTACAATCACTACATCTGGATTGATTGCTGACGTCATTAGGTATGCATGGTCTTTCATAATATCTCCGAGCCAGCCTTGAACCTCAGAGACTTCTATCACTGCAGCCTCGATAGGAGCATCGAATTCTGCGATTTGCTTTGCAACCATCGGATCTATAAGTGTATTGAATTCAGATTCAGAATCAGTGTTTGTATATGTGCTGTAACCCGCTTCCTTTAGAATATGGTAAATCATATGGGTAGTTGTGGACTTTCCGTTAGTTCCAGTTACTACAACACGTAAAGAATTCTTTGCAAATGTTTCGAGGGCCCAGTTAATAGCAAAAGCATTGGCCAGTTCTATTTTTTCTGTTACTATAAAAGGTAGTTCCAGCTCTTCTGCAGTTTTTACTGCACTGCCTTTAGGGTTTTGAGTTATTATACATGAAACACCTTTTTGAGCTGCAATTTTTACCCCGGTTTCATCTATCCAGTGTCTTATTACTGCATCTCCCTTTTGAGCGTCCTTTAAAATATTAAAAATTCCGTCCATATTTTTATCAGGGCCTGTTAGTACTCCTTCTACTTTTTCTGCAATAATCGATGTTGTAAGTTCTTTCATTTTTTCACGATTTGTAATCTAATAATTTTAAATATGGTCTAATTAATGTGGTGTTAAAATTCTAGATAAGTATTTTGCTCAAAAAATCTGTCAAAATTGAAAATTTTGACGTTTGCAAATCGAAGCTTACAAACACGAAGCATTCGAAAATTGAAAATTTTCGATGCGTCAAACACCTCGTGTTTGACAGTGTTTGTGCCCCAAAATTCGAAGAATTTTGAGGGATTTGCAACTGCAAAAAAATAAAATTTTTTTGCACGCCACAAAAAACAAAGTTTTTTGTTGGCTTTTGATTTTTTGGCCCCCCCAAACACATTGTGTTTGAGGGTCCCTATTCTAACCCTATTTCAAAAAAATGTAAAAAAATATTTAAATTATAAATGCATGGTAGAAATAAAGTGCTAGAATACATATTATGAGGGTAATTCCCCAGTAAAGAAGCACTATTTTCTTTTCTGAAAGTCCTTTATAATTTAAAGTATGGTGTAATGGTTCTACTGGCAGGTTTATAATATGGGCACGGTGTAAAAGGCTCACTATAACTGAAATTATAGGAATAGCAAGTGCAATCAGTGCAAAGTATAATACATTGCCTAAAAATGCTGCTGTAATGTAACCTGCCCCTAGTGCGAAAGAACCAGTATCTCCCATAAATATGCTGGCAGGGTACCTATTTAGAGCGAGGAAACCAAATGAAACTCCAGCAAGTGCTATGAATGGAAGTGCACCATCTACGTTGTTGGTTGTAATGGCAAAAATTGCACAGGCAGAAGATGCTATTGCAAGTATTCCTGCTGCAAGACCGTCCATACCATCAATAAGGTTTACTGCATTTATAGCTCCAACTATACCAAATATTACAACGGGTATTATAAAATAGCCGATATCAATTCCGAGTACTGAGGAACTAACGGCTCCTGAGCCTAATAAAAATAATGAAATTATAATTTGGGCAATTATTTTTTCACTTTCTTCTACTTCACTTTTAATGGGGGCTTCACCAACTATTTCAACTTTCTTCTCAGCTAAATATTTCACTAGGTCTTTTTTGGCTTTTTCAGTTGCGACTCGTGCTTCTTCCCCTGGTTTAAGCATTAATCTTCCCATTTCTATTGGGGTGGAGTATATATTTCGAACCTTCTTTTGAATTTCTTTGGTTTTAAGTCCAAGTAAATCATCTAAAAGTCCTATAATTCCTGCAGTTGCCATTATAATGGCCACTATCATTAAGTATCTATTTGTAAAATAGATCGACGAAGTAAGGAGAATACCCAGTAAAATTGCAAGCCCTCCCATTGTAGGGGTCCCTGCTTTATGGCTGTGTTCGGTTACAATAGGTTTATCTGTTACATTAGCTTCTATCAATACTCTTTTTATGACTATTGTAAAGAATATTGTTGATAATAATGCAATAATGAATATTAAAATGTCTATCTGGAAATTATTCAACTTACCACCTTATATTAAATTTATTATATTATTATTACTAATCCTGACTTTTTTATGTTTATTATATTTATTTATTAAAATTTAATTTTTTGTTTTTGACAATAATTATTTACGAAATTTGTTATAATCCACATTTAACATTTTTGCGGTTTCATATGCTTTTTGTGCATTTTCAGCGCGTATAGTTATACGTTGAAAATTTTGAGGGCCGTGAATTACCCAGCAATTTTTATTTTCAAAATCTCTGAATTTATAGTTGTTCCTATCTGTTTTGTAGTCACCTACAGGTATCTCAAGTGCGTAGTATTGCATGATCCTTTTTTGAACTTCTTTAGAATTCCATTTTTGGGAAGCCATATCTACAAGTTCGTGCATTGGACTTATGTTGGTTGAAGCTGCTGTTAAGTATCGTGTACCGCTGGGCCGTGTGTTTATCTCTATAAAATAATTGATCCCTGTTTTATCAATAATTATGTCAATATCAATTACGCCTTCTGATCCCAAACTATCGGCAATCTTTCCAGCTACCTGCCTTATATCTTCATTTCTTTGATTTTCTATATTTAAAGGAGCAGTTTTTAATTTATCTAGGGGATGGGTACCTTCAAGAGTTGTTTTTCCTTTATAAACTGGAACAAGAGGAACAGTTTCATTTTTCCATCTTAAAACTTCAATGGATACTTCTGTGCCTTCAACGAACTCTTCTATAAATGCTCCCTCAAAATCATTGATGCAGCCCCTAAGATCATCTTCACTCGCCGCAATTTTTACTCCACTACCTCCTTGGCCTTCTAACTGCTTTAATACTGCAGGTAATGGGATTTCAGGGAGATTCTTAGAAACTTTACTAAAAGAAGGAGTTTTAATCTGGTTTTTAATAAAGAATTCCTTTGTCTTAAGTTTGTCTCTTGATATAGAAACAGCATCTACTGGAGATGCAACAACAGGTAATCCATAATTTTTTTCTAAATCTTCTTTTAATTTTGCAATTTCAAAAAGAGGCTTATCTATCCCTATAAGGGGTACAACTGCATCTACATCTTCTTTAAGTGCAATTTCTTTAGGTCCTTCCATTCCTCTTGGAACAATATGGTGAGCATCAGGAAGATCTAGATTTTTAGAATCAGGATTGGATTCTGTTACTATGCTTGTAATTCCTTCTTTTTTTGTATATGCTGCAATATCATCAAAAAGTCTTGCCCCTATAAATAGTATCTTCATTTTATCACTGGAAATCACTTAACATTAATCTTTAGTAATATTAGCCTTGTTTAAACGTATTATTTTACAACATTAACAGGTTTGTTTTTTCTTACTTAAAAATATTTGATTTGCTTTTTAATTTTTAGATAGTTTAATTGGGATTCAATATAAAGATTAATAGTTATGAATAATTCCACCAAATTTAATAAATTTGAATGTCATATACTAAACTGGTGATATTATGGTACATGAAGAAGGACATGAGGCTATTAAAAAAGCTAGAAAATTAATGGGCTTTTCTCCAGACATACTGGACATGTATGAAAAATTAAATCCCAAACTTCTGGATGTAATAAGTGAGTTCGATGATATAATTTTAAAAGATGGTGCACTTCCAACTAAAACAAAAAGATTGATAGCACTTGGAATTATTATTTCGGGTAAATGTGGTTACTGTGTTGAACAGCAGTTGCATGCTGCTATTAATGCTGGAGCAACAAAAGAAGAAATAGCAGATTTACTTGGGGTAGTTTTACTCACATCCGGAGCCCCTGCATTAGCTAATTGTAGAGATATTGTCTCCGAAGTCATTAAAAAGCTTTAAATAATTTGAAAATTACGCATTAGATAATAACTCCTTAAAACTAGATTATATAAGCTTTAAAATCGTTAACTACTGAAAACTATTAAAAATTCAGTTAAAATTCTCTTTAATCACTTTATCAAATGTAATTAAAACTTCTCCAATACTTTCTTCAACTTCTTTTGAAATGGGCTCTGCAAAACCCATGCTTTTTGGTTGAATTCCTAACAATATTATCTGTGCGCTTAATGTAGTTTCCATATATTTTATTAAAAATGATATAGGCATAGCATGTGTTGAAATGTTATAGTTTGCAATTTCTTCCTTCTCCACCACACGGATATGTCCTGGTTCTTTTTTCATATCCACAGCATCAACTAAGATTATGTGGGTGGGGTTTTCTTTTCTTATTAATCCAGTATAATTTTCAGGGACAGTCCCCCCATCAAAAACAACAATATTTTCATTTTTGTCAAATAATAATAATGATTTTTGAGCTATAATGGCTCCAAGAGCATCGTCACCTTTTATTTCATTGCCAATGCCCAAAATTACTATTTTTTTATATCCTCTAAGAAACTTTTTCAATTCTGGTTTTAATGCTATCTAATCCACCACCCATTTTATAGATCAATTTAACTTTTATGATATCTCCTATATCTACCTTGATTTTTTCAGTTGGAATAAGCAATGGTGGATTGAGCATTGGAGTTGGCCCGCAGATCAGGTGGTCAGTTAGTAAAGTAAAAGTAGTGATTTTAATCCCTGAAACAGATCCTTTTTTGGAAATTTTAAATTCCAAATCAGTTTCCACATCTTCTTTAATTTCTTTTTTAAAATCAATTTCACTGTATATCTTGAAATTACTCATAACGTCGTAATTTGGATTTTCATTAGCCTCATTATCCTCGTAACAGATGTTTTCTCTTTCCATGTCAATGGCTTCAGCACCGTTCAGGATCTTTTGGGGTATGATTTCACCATCTTTTTTCAGATATTTTAAAATAGAATTAAGAACAGGGACCTGTTCCTCATCGATTAATGCAGTGTCTAACATTTCACAGATAATTAAATCTGCTTTTTTCGGAAAAGTAACTTCTTTTGCATCTTTGTTTATCACTAAAACATTACTAAAATACTCAAGGTTTGATTTGGCATGTTTTGCGGCAGTATGATCTATTTCAACAGCATAAATAAAATCAGCATAAGGGGCTGCTAAAATCGAAAGTATTCCACATCCAGTACCTATATCGTATATAGTACCTTCAGCTTTTTCTTTTATTGCTTCATAAAAGGCAAGTATCCTTTCTTCATCAGATAAAAGATTGAGATGATAGGGTGTTGTGCGAATTTTAGTTTTAATCAGTGGTTCAATTTCATTAAGGTGCACATTTTTCACCTAATATACTTAAAAAGAGTAAGTGTTCTTATCGTGACTGGTTGAACACGAGTCACGATAAGCAATTGCGTTGTTAATTTATAATAAAATTCATTAATTAAGGTGACATTGGGCTGCTTGCACCGGCTTTTTCAAGATCGATTGATTTGCCGACTGCTGTACTGGTAAGACGTACGTGTTCTACACCTTTGAGTCTCATGATTTTTTCTGAAAGTGTACGGATGTATTTAACGTCTCTTTTA
This genomic window from Methanobacterium veterum contains:
- a CDS encoding AI-2E family transporter, producing the protein MPPVLVAWSKYGIQAAIIMGLFFITINIIAESYIFPRLTGKGLQMSFYVVFASLFVWGWILGPVGFFLGVPLTLIIIKYLENFDETRWLALLMASDDEDVQLTDNKQKKEE
- a CDS encoding cation:proton antiporter, which encodes MFEIIFFFIMLMVVAIFSRLIGKLPVSFQMIFIVAGMFTGWLVTGYVDITKPPYSTIIFLIAEIALVLVLFSDASRVGLKALDNNLSTRLLTIGLPITIILGVVIATLLFPDVPWWVAGIIGAALAPTDAALGQIVVQNKKVPERIRKTIEVESGLNDGGSVPFLLVFIAIGLAAETFRPIGYFIQVALEQIGFGIIVGLIVGIGGGWLVLKARDKEWITPNFQRIAFLAMAILTFLIADQLGGSGFIAAFIGGLALGYVVKDAGKILIDFSETEGQLLNLTVFFLLGIAVLPLLLNVTWQIILYSILSLTIIRMLPVAVSLIGTKLDIDTLLFIGWFGPRGLASIVLALLALEELKVFPGDSTFISVVFITVLISVFAHGFTASPLSTIYSRKINHEEVEIETNDEKESLPPKSG
- a CDS encoding MFS transporter → MNAEIVKNKDSEPGMVVLATLILVAAVANLNLSVANVALPSIGLAFNASQVQINMVAVGFSLGLASSVLWFGALGDHYGRKMMLIIGTIISIPASLIAGFAPTVDVLVLARIMGGLAAGMSFQTTLAIITALWSGPKRTRSIALWSGVGAAIAALGPLLSGYLLISHDWGSVFLITLPLAVISLIMAIKFVPSHVNETKNPVDNLGGLMSLILIGILILAINFAPVPSIRTFVVVLIIMAAIIGFLFIKHQRSIPNPLYDLKVASRLIFWVAASAGIIVFGALMGAMYIGQQFLQNVLGYSTFDAGLSIIPAAILMILVAPRSAKLVESHGSRFTLLAGYLFCLLGFLTMLLLWNEGIPYWKVGMAYALVGIGVGLAGTPASHSLTGSVPVKRVGMASGTADLQRDFGGAIMTSIFGTLLTAGYASAFAAKINNAPQQISASVETTLQKSFASATTLAQQYPQYSDQIISGAKASFLAGDRWAYLAGIIAILVGAAIVFYKFPNMEEEKKLLDQYYKEDTKTENMEEKKLE
- a CDS encoding Mur ligase family protein produces the protein MKELTTSIIAEKVEGVLTGPDKNMDGIFNILKDAQKGDAVIRHWIDETGVKIAAQKGVSCIITQNPKGSAVKTAEELELPFIVTEKIELANAFAINWALETFAKNSLRVVVTGTNGKSTTTHMIYHILKEAGYSTYTNTDSESEFNTLIDPMVAKQIAEFDAPIEAAVIEVSEVQGWLGDIMKDHAYLMTSAINPDVVIVTNVALDHIGLVNSIEETFNETSGAVKGIKENGTLILNYEDPLVLKMKDLTSNYGKVLFFGDNADIKFESTGITYKDNILIKIDDLPFKSRHFVQNTMAAAGAAIALNIDLETIKNSISSYKALKRRFTILHNDPCIIDDFAHNPDGILATIQNAALIGNGTLFVVSAIRGSRGESINQANAEAIAKGLQNIPYKLIITSSTDVVDHLNTVTDNEKKVFIDALEKEKITYIFNEKLYDALKNVLKLSHNKNTILLIGAQGMDPASELLNKIL
- a CDS encoding glycosyltransferase family 4 protein, whose translation is MNNFQIDILIFIIALLSTIFFTIVIKRVLIEANVTDKPIVTEHSHKAGTPTMGGLAILLGILLTSSIYFTNRYLMIVAIIMATAGIIGLLDDLLGLKTKEIQKKVRNIYSTPIEMGRLMLKPGEEARVATEKAKKDLVKYLAEKKVEIVGEAPIKSEVEESEKIIAQIIISLFLLGSGAVSSSVLGIDIGYFIIPVVIFGIVGAINAVNLIDGMDGLAAGILAIASSACAIFAITTNNVDGALPFIALAGVSFGFLALNRYPASIFMGDTGSFALGAGYITAAFLGNVLYFALIALAIPIISVIVSLLHRAHIINLPVEPLHHTLNYKGLSEKKIVLLYWGITLIICILALYFYHAFII
- a CDS encoding ATP-grasp domain-containing protein; this translates as MKILFIGARLFDDIAAYTKKEGITSIVTESNPDSKNLDLPDAHHIVPRGMEGPKEIALKEDVDAVVPLIGIDKPLFEIAKLKEDLEKNYGLPVVASPVDAVSISRDKLKTKEFFIKNQIKTPSFSKVSKNLPEIPLPAVLKQLEGQGGSGVKIAASEDDLRGCINDFEGAFIEEFVEGTEVSIEVLRWKNETVPLVPVYKGKTTLEGTHPLDKLKTAPLNIENQRNEDIRQVAGKIADSLGSEGVIDIDIIIDKTGINYFIEINTRPSGTRYLTAASTNISPMHELVDMASQKWNSKEVQKRIMQYYALEIPVGDYKTDRNNYKFRDFENKNCWVIHGPQNFQRITIRAENAQKAYETAKMLNVDYNKFRK
- a CDS encoding carboxymuconolactone decarboxylase family protein; its protein translation is MVHEEGHEAIKKARKLMGFSPDILDMYEKLNPKLLDVISEFDDIILKDGALPTKTKRLIALGIIISGKCGYCVEQQLHAAINAGATKEEIADLLGVVLLTSGAPALANCRDIVSEVIKKL
- the hycI gene encoding hydrogenase maturation peptidase HycI, with product MKKFLRGYKKIVILGIGNEIKGDDALGAIIAQKSLLLFDKNENIVVFDGGTVPENYTGLIRKENPTHIILVDAVDMKKEPGHIRVVEKEEIANYNISTHAMPISFLIKYMETTLSAQIILLGIQPKSMGFAEPISKEVEESIGEVLITFDKVIKENFN
- a CDS encoding 50S ribosomal protein L11 methyltransferase, with the protein product MHLNEIEPLIKTKIRTTPYHLNLLSDEERILAFYEAIKEKAEGTIYDIGTGCGILSILAAPYADFIYAVEIDHTAAKHAKSNLEYFSNVLVINKDAKEVTFPKKADLIICEMLDTALIDEEQVPVLNSILKYLKKDGEIIPQKILNGAEAIDMERENICYEDNEANENPNYDVMSNFKIYSEIDFKKEIKEDVETDLEFKISKKGSVSGIKITTFTLLTDHLICGPTPMLNPPLLIPTEKIKVDIGDIIKVKLIYKMGGGLDSIKTRIEKVS